One window of the Diospyros lotus cultivar Yz01 chromosome 12, ASM1463336v1, whole genome shotgun sequence genome contains the following:
- the LOC127786777 gene encoding pentatricopeptide repeat-containing protein At5g39680, with the protein MPNFLLKPSHCIRSSLEDTVKFLKLFADTKKLNLGRIIHAQLIVTKQATPDHVISTNSLINLYSKCGHVVTARQLFDRMHERNVVSWSSLMAGYLHNGFPVEVLWLFKAMPLADDLRPNEYVLATVLSSCSDSGSFVEGRQGHAYVLKTGLVLHQYVKNALTCLYSMCSDLEGAMSVLNSVPESDVFTYNSIIKGLMEHGYLNEAFEVLGRMVGGCVTWDTVTYVTVFGLCTGLKDLKLGLQVHNRLLKTDIEFDEFIGSAIIDMYGKCGNIAMARNVFDGLQKKNVVAWTAILASHLQNGWFEEALKLFFDMELEGIIPNEYTFAVLLNSCAGLSALGHGNSVHARIQKVGFRHHVIVGNALINMYAKGGNIEAASKVFDDMVYRDFVTWNAMICGYSHHGLGKEALIVFQDMLAAEEPPNYVTFVGVLSACGHLGWVREGFYYLNQLMNQLGIEAGLEHYTCILGLLGKAGLLAQAENFMRSTPVKWDVVAWRTLLSACHIHRNYQLGKEVAEIVLNMDPNDVGTYSLLSNMHARAKRWDGVARIRKLMRERIIKKEPGASWIEIRNHTHIFVSDDNKHPEFSQIYEKVRELLAEIKPLGYVPDLAIVLHDVEEEQKEHYLSYHSEKLAIAYGLMKTPAEAPVHVIKNLRMCGDCHSAVKLISKITNRMIIVRDVNRFHSFRDGLCSCGDYW; encoded by the coding sequence ATGCCCAACTTCCTACTCAAACCAAGCCATTGCATACGCTCTTCGCTTGAAGATACTGTTAAGTTCTTAAAACTCTTTGCtgatactaaaaaattgaacttgGGTAGAATAATTCATGCCCAGTTGATCGTAACTAAACAAGCCACTCCAGACCATGTGATCTCCACGAATTCATTGATAAATCTCTACTCAAAATGTGGCCATGTTGTAACTGCTCGCCAACTGTTTGATAGAATGCACGAACGGAATGTGGTTTCATGGAGTAGTTTGATGGCTGGATATTTGCATAACGGGTTTCCTGTGGAGGTTCTGTGGTTGTTCAAGGCCATGCCACTGGCAGATGATTTGCGCCCAAATGAGTATGTACTGGCAACAGTCCTTTCTTCTTGTTCTGACAGTGGGTCTTTTGTAGAGGGCCGACAGGGCCATGCGTATGTGTTGAAAACTGGACTGGTGTTGCATCAGTATGTCAAGAATGCACTTACGTGCTTGTATTCGATGTGTTCAGACTTGGAAGGGGCCATGAGTGTTTTAAATTCAGTGCCCGAATCAGATGTTTTTACatataattctattattaaaGGACTTATGGAACATGGGTACttgaatgaagcatttgaagtTCTTGGTAGGATGGTAGGCGGGTGTGTGACATGGGATACTGTTACTTATGTTACTGTTTTTGGCCTTTGCACTGGTCTGAAAGATTTGAAACTGGGTTTGCAAGTTCACAACCGCTTGTTGAAGACAGATATTGAGTTTGATGAGTTTATCGGTAGTGCAATTATAGACATGTATGGGAAATGTGGCAACATAGCAATGGCAAGGAATGTATTTGATGGGctacaaaagaaaaatgtagTCGCATGGACAGCAATATTGGCCTCTCACCTACAAAATGGGTGGTTTGAGGAAGCACTGAAACTCTTCTTTGACATGGAACTTGAGGGTATAATACCAAATGAATATACCTTTGCTGTATTGCTGAACTCATGTGCTGGTTTATCTGCACTTGGACATGGAAATTCAGTTCATGCACGTATTCAGAAGGTTGGATTCAGGCATCATGTTATTGTGGGAAATGCTCTCATCAACATGTATGCAAAAGGTGGGAACATTGAAGCTGCGAGTAAAGTGTTTGATGATATGGTATATCGAGATTTTGTTACTTGGAATGCAATGATATGTGGATACTCGCATCATGGGCTTGGTAAGGAAGCTTTGATTGTGTTCCAAGACATGCTAGCTGCTGAGGAGCCTCCTAACTATGTTACCTTTGTTGGAGTTCTTTCTGCTTGCGGACACTTGGGTTGGGTAAGAGAAGGCTTCTACTATTTGAACCAATTAATGAATCAACTTGGGATTGAAGCTGGATTGGAGCACTACACCTGTATTCTTGGGCTTCTAGGAAAAGCTGGTTTACTTGCACAAGCTGAAAATTTCATGCGGTCTACACCAGTCAAATGGGATGTTGTTGCCTGGCGTACTTTGCTGAGTGCTTGTCATATCCATAGGAATTATCAATTAGGGAAGGAAGTTGCAGAAATTGTGTTGAATATGGACCCTAACGATGTGGGAACTTATAGTTTGTTGTCTAACATGCATGCCAGGGCCAAGAGGTGGGATGGAGTCGCCAGGATTCGCAAGCTAATGCGAGAaaggattataaaaaaagaacCTGGTGCTAGTTGGATAGAGATAAGAAATCATACTCATATATTCGTCTCAGATGATAATAAACACCCTGAATTTAGTCAGATTTATGAGAAGGTAAGGGAACTGCTGGCCGAGATAAAGCCCTTGGGCTATGTGCCAGATCTTGCTATTGTACTGCATGACGTGGAGGAGGAACAAAAGGAGCATTATCTTAGTTATCATAGTGAAAAGCTGGCAATAGCATATGGCCTCATGAAAACACCTGCAGAAGCACCAGTTCATGTCATTAAGAACCTAAGGATGTGTGGAGATTGTCACTCTGCTGTGAAGCTTATCTCAAAAATCACTAACAGAATGATAATTGTGAGAGATGTTAATCGTTTCCATTCTTTTCGAGATGGATTATGTTCTTGTGGGGATTATTGGTGA